Genomic segment of Populus nigra chromosome 6, ddPopNigr1.1, whole genome shotgun sequence:
aaaaaaatttgaattttatgaaaaaGCCCCGTTTCAAACACACACGTTCGAGGGTGTTTGAATGGGAGGTAGCTTGtgctttttgaaataaaaaacatgtttttatagctTTTAGAGATGTGGTATATGCTTAAAAGATATTGTACCTTTGATAAAAAACCACCCCACCTCCTCCAAGCCAAACACACCCGAAACAGTGAAGGTACAGAGCCCAACAAACTCAATACTGGCAACATCAGGCACCCAAAAAGGACCCCAGCCCCGGAAGCGGAATCCcttgttatttatttgaaaatattactACTTCACCACGTCCTTCCAGAGTCGAGCAAAAAAAAGGGCTTTTATAGACATCCTCGCGACAGGAAACTGATCATGGGCTTTTCATAAGGACCAGTTACCAAAGGGCCCAATGCATCGCGCATGAGGTGGGCTCCTAAATCTTGTATCGACAAAGATCCGAGGCCTTTCGATGAGCAATCAGTGTCGTTCCATGACGTGGAATCGGGTAATGATAAATTGTTAATAGACGCACCAAACTCGGACCAACAATGAGAAGACAGTTTACCCTCCACAACAAAGGTAAAAGGGCTGCATTAGAGATAATTATATCAtcataaatactataattatcagtgtttaatttatttatttagtcacAAGGATAGCATAAACGCCCACGCTGCTATACGACCACCACACAACACGATTACACGTGGAAAAGCAGCCGTGTAGTCGCGGGACAGGGAACGTGGTCCATCCCAGGCGGGTGCTTGAAGCACGCGCTGGAGGAGCGGTTCGGGAAAATAATGGTCAATGAAAAGCAGAAAAACGAGGAAAGGGTAAAGCAGGTGAAGACTGGCCCTCACAGAGCGTGAAAAGCCGCATTAATGAGAAGGATCGCCTGATATGTCCACAGGTCCAAGCAGACGCGGCATCGTCAGTGTGTATGCACGCCCGCTCAGGTTCTGCTCGCAGGATTCTCGTTTCTTCCTCAACAACCCCTCCTTCCTTGGAATATTCCATTGATACCAGAGAATATCAACAACTCTTCTcgtttaaatgaaaataaaatatccatatgaatattttaaatgaaaacattttaaaatataatatctcCTGTACTTTTAAACACTCGTACAGCTCTTTTGTTATCTTTTGCCTTGAGTTAATAATATCCACTCCATTTTTCTTCCTGaagatttttcttgcattttagcagcaaaaaagaagaagaagaagaagaagaagcagctcTGGTGTCCATTGAAAAGCCAAGTGCGACGGTACAAAAATACAGTgtcatattaattaataataacaagatGGTGCATAAAAAGTAATGTTAACTCATGCATCAAATGGGTGTGAGAAGCAAATTTCTTCTCGTCGTTTATACCATATATAATACATTTCTCTTTTCGTTCCATGTGTAAAACGATGGTTGCAGCACTGTTCGTTGCATTATTAATGAAGTGTGAATAAAACGatggattgtattttttatcgctaaatttagttttctttttacataTTCAGTGGTTGAATTGTAACAAAAAAGGATCTTTCCTGACTATAATCTTATACTGTTATACATACGCAAAAACTACAATATACGTATATTTCATGGAAGAGCCAATTTAGGAAGAAAATGGGacagaaagaaggaaaagacaGGTCCGTTTTGATCTTATCAGAAAGTATAGAAAGGACAAAAAAGCTGACATAATTGCCAGCAATGGAGACGAAAACGGAATCGCACCCTCGAATATTCaacccctccctccctccctccctccctccctttcCTTATcttaatttctctctctctaaacaaggcaaataaatatatttatacatcGCATATCCAAGATTCGTTCTGTACGCGACGCCCCGACCTCGATCTCCCTACCTTCGCAACTTTTCCCCCCTCCCCTCCTTCTCTCTTATTGCAACCTAATTCCTTACAACAACCTAGCTAATCCCGCATTATTTATCTTAATCATCCATCAATCTTTCTCTGTTAGTCTCGATACCAGTATTACCCTTCTTTCTCTCGCTACGCTCTACTGCGTgtctatgtgtgtgtgtataaaaaggagtgtatttttctttttcttggctGTCATTTTGATTCCATTTTGTGATTCTACTTAGATCCCATATTCTTGTCTCAGTGTTCTTCTCTccctttcttcttgtttttttcggATCTATCTATGCTCTGTAACCAGATCACCCCACCTGTACATCTACTTATAATCTATCTACCCCACTACCTCCATCATCATCAGCCTTAACAGGAATAATAACGGGAAGTAAAAAAGGAACTGCCTTTTCTCAAGACTGGATAGATAGATATTTGAACAGATTAAAAATAATGGATTTTGCAGAGAAAATGCAACGGTGTCATGAATATGTAGAAGCATTAGAAGAAGAAAGACGCAAGATTCAAGTGTTTGAACGCGAGCTTCCTTTGTGTCTAGAGCTTGTTACTCAAGGTTTGTGCTTCTTTTAACTCAATTTCTCTTGAACATTTCTTGGTGGGTTAGAGAAAGATTGgaaatttgaagtttatatgTTTGCTGTAGCGATCGAGGCATGTAAGAGGGAGTTATCAGGGACAACTGAGGATCATAATATGCATGGACAATCGGAATGCTCTGAGCAGACATCGAGTGAAGGGCCTGTTTTGGAGGAATTCATTCCTATTAAGAGAACTCACTTTTCTGATGacgatgataatgataataatcatgatgatgatcatcatcaagaacaacaatcacagaataataataagagaaacAAGAGTAACAGCAGCATCAGCAACAACGATCACAAGAAGAAATCCGATTGGCTTAGATCTGTCCAGTTGTGGAATCAATCCCCAGATCCACCtcaaaaacaggtaatataATGGCCACCGCCCTTTTGAGTTAGGAGAATGATACGAAAAAAGAAGAGGGTTTTATTTTGTGTGTTTGATTCTTGCAGGATTTGCCAAGAAAGGCAGCGGTGACAGAAGTGAAAAGAAATGGGGCTGGAGGTGCATTCCAGCCATTTCACAGAGAGAAAAGTGTTGGGAAGAGTAGTAATCAGGCAATCTCTAAGGCACCGCCTTCAGTGCCGGCTTCTGCAACAAGTTCAATAGCGGGTGCTGTGACAGGAGGAACTGGTGGTGGAGGCAATACAAAGGAAGACAAAGAAAAGGGAAATCAAAGAAAGCAAAGAAGATGTTGGTCACCTGAGCTGCATAGAAGGTTCTTACATTCTCTTCAACAGCTTGGTGGCTCACATGGTGAGTGAATGGTTCCTTTTTAGGGGAGATTatggttttgttgttttattgtgGTATGGAATTGAATTGTGTTTTGATAAGTGGTTTGGATTTAATGCAATGTAGCTGCAACTCCAAAGCAAATAAGGGAGCTCATGAAGGTGGATGGACTTACTAATGATGAAGTCAAGAGTCATTTACAGGTTGATACCTATGATTACGCATGTACtgttatttatgaaattaatcttCAATTAGAAAAACGGCATACGGTTATCAAAATCTGTTAGGTTTACAATCTGAATCACCATAGCTTAGTTTATGATACAGGCTGTTTCCGCTTACAACATTAGAAAAAAGTTGGAGTTGGACAGAAAGCATGTCTGAATGCTAGTGGTAAAAGTGAACTTGTAATTGGGTTCATAGACGAGATTGTCTATTATTTGCGTAGGAATTCTGAATTTGGTAAAGTATAAATTTGTCCCCACAGTTTCAAGATAAGGATCTCCGTATACAGAATTAGAATGAAGTACGTATATGTTTAATACAAAACTTCTTTAACAATACCCCTTTGGTTATGGCAGCTATATGAAGGCCAGCCAATTTCGGTTATATTTGTATGATGTATGTGAAAGCAAACAAAGTATTGATCCTTGTTGTGTTTCATTTGTTTCAGAAATACCGTTTGCATACAAGAAGACCAAGCCCTACAATCCACAATAACAGCAGTCAACAGGCACCACAATTTGTAGTTGTTGGTGGCATCTGGGTTCCACCGACTGATTATGCAGCAGTGGCTGCCACAACAACAGCGGGAGAACCTTCCACTATTTCCGCGGCCAATGGAATTTATGCACCAATAGCCGCACCACCACCCGCTGTCCCACAAAATCGACAGCATACACAATCTGAGCACTTGCAGTCAGAAGGTAGGGGCAGTCATGGTGAAGGGGGGGGTGCTCATTCTAATAATTCCCCCGCTACATCTTCCTCCACGCATACTACCACGACATCCCCAGTGTTTTGAGTATCATTGCGTGAGTGTtgtaaagttaaaataaaaataagatgagAGTGGTGTAAAATTTTTGTAACCAAAGACTAGATCAAAGGCCTCTATATGTGACATAGACATCGTTCGGAGTTTTCTTGTGCAACTTGTTTTTCTGGATGTATTTTTCCttgccatttttttattttttttggcaacTCGTTAGCCCAAATTTTGAATAATGATCCGTGTACTTTACCACACTGAGATTTCCAAAATATCGGGGACGCAGACAAATAAGCCAGATTTGTAATTTAGAGATCAGAAGGCAATGCAGCAGGCAGGGAAAACAACGCAAAGGCTTGACACATGCATGTTTAAGCATTTCTCACTTCACCATACGAATTTCggtgatttttataaataattttgaatgaaaaatatattgaaatgatatttttgtatttttagttttagtttttcacaccaatataataaaatcattaaaaacacataaaaaatattaatttaatgatttttcatgaaaaaaacaatttaaaaattaccatCTTCACAAAGCAAATACATAACGAAGCCAATTTTTTTACCAGTTTTCTTCGAAGAGCTGAATGATTTTCTCCATCTGACCTGTCTCTAAAAACAACCAGATTCTTCCATGATAATGCTTGGTAATTAACAGGATGGTCAACTTATGTTGTGAGGACCACTTTGTTTTACGAAGAAGACAATGAGGATCCCTTTAATTAATTCCTCTCGCTACAAGTTCAAGCTTAATCGCGGAAATGaaacaattttctttcaattttttcactTATTGAAAAACGTAGGGAGGTCCTCGGcacaagaaaaggaatatatgtTGACTTGTAAGAAGTCTTCCCTTTCAAGAAACACCAGTAATTACAAGTTGGATgcgcaataataataataataataatatctctGATTGTTGTGCATCGTAAATGCCAGTTCTTCCTCCAACAGTAACAGGAAAATGCAGCACAGCCCACATTACGTAGTTTTTCCCCCTCTCTTTCATACTAGAGGGATAAAATGTGAAAAGAAGAGAATGTGATAAGCACAGTGCCATGCTTTCTGCATCATTTGCGCAAAATTTTACCTTATTATATAAAAGCAAGTGCTAAATATATACGTTCAAATATAGAACCGAAGGTAATTATGATAGAGATCCAACTTTTTTGATTGTAAAGCcgtaattttttaaacaaatttgcaGTTCAAATTGCATCCATGTCTCCAGGTCTTGTATTCgaataacaatttatatatatatatatatatatatatatatatatatatatatatataaaaacaaacagaagaAAATTGAATCGATATTGAAAGGTTCCACGCAAGAGTTTTAGGTCTAAGGAGAGAGTAATCCTAACTTATCCAAAATTAGTGTCATGGAAGAATATTTTACTCTTCAACCGAAAGCAAGGGGCGCACAATGAGATAACTATTCAAGAAAAGGTTTCCACTTTCCAGCATTGCTCGAATTGGGATTGGCATGAAAACGAGAAACATAAAGGAGCGGAAAAGTGTCGTGAGATGCAAGGATTCGTAAAGCCTTACAAAAAGATCTTGCTTGCCTGCCAAGCCGGCTAGCGATGTGAATCACAGTGGTATTATTCAAACAATTCTGCAAGTTTAGTCAACCACAGTACCACTATAATATTAAACGTGTTTTTGGTTGCTTGAGGATTGATTGGAGAAAATAATATTGCATGGTGTGATTTGTGCTCTATGTGGGCATATTTTATGGGGATATATACTACTTGTCCTAACATATTCCACGACTAACGCAAGATCAGaaggtaatttgtttttgtaatacgTCCTTGCTTACATGATATATATAGTGATATGATCGCACTAATTTTAGATCCGACGGCTAAAGAATAATTTGATTTCTGGTTAGAATATGATATTGACTTATCAACGTTAATATTTCTAATGTGAAATTGTGTTTTCTCTGCCCTCGCGTGAATAAATCTACGCGAGATggtgtttcaaataaaaacttgaaatgtgCATATTATAATTCATGACGATGACCTTGTTGTCCCAGTATATTCTCTGTTTGTTTAAATTATCTTCAGGCAAGGTGAAGATATTCTGATACCTAAGAATCTTACCTTGTCCAAGATTCCATGTcaattaacaataacaaatgttaatttaataaagaGGTTGGATTAGGTACACGCGGGACCGACCAAGCATACATTTCTTCCCAGATAGAACTTCCCTGCTGTACATTTTTGGTCATTTCCATCTCTTTATTGGTCTGTATGATCATGTATAGTGTTCACTGTTTAAATCAACGGGTAGTGATATCTTATTATTTGAGCGTGGATTCTGGGCATATTGTATAAAGATAGACGTGAATCCATGGGACTTGGAGTTAGAACCTGCAGAAGAATATATACAGTACATGCCAAGAAGGCGGTGGGGATGGTCTCTGGCAGAAAGCGTCTCTTCAGTGAATCTTAAGGCCAAATGACTCTTGCAGTTTCTTAAAACTAATAAAGTCATTTCTTGGTTTATGTGGCGAAGTGGAGCTATAATGGGACCTTGGAATATTCCAATGACCTAACTGAGAAATCAGAACAATGTCATTTCTTAATCAGTAAtattaaaagcatttttatcaCCTGTGTCACCTCTCtctacaaaaaacaaacaaaactccATGCTCATACTTTTAGAACTAGCTAGCTACATGACACACGCTGTGTTGCCGGCTATAAAATTGTTTACTAACATAAAAAGATATGTTTATCCAGCACTAGAGTTTTAAAAGAAgtttaaaaaacctaatattcgaacaattgaaagaaattatatGTGCTGTTATAGCAGTtactacaaaaacaaaccatgaaataaatatcttatatttatatttaattaatttaatttaattctagaataattttttaaaaaaaactaaatttaacaaagaaaaaaacaagatgatattagagaataaaataaaaaatacaagcaatCTTAAACTCATGTCAATCTCTCAAACTTGTTGGTCATTATATTTTATACTCAAGCTCAGTAGAAAAGTTCGACACCCGATCAATTTAtagttgaatgataaaatcaattaatttaattaaaaataaaatctcttttataaaaaattaaatttaacaaagagaaaaaaaaaactcaaggttaaaaatctcatagaaagcgaaagcaaacactaaaaaatgaaactaagatattaaacttaaaaaaaaaaaagcaagaattaGCCTCTCAAATCCTTGGTTGTATTAAATTTTAGaccaaaactcaattaaaaaacttaatatacAACCAATTTAGTGTTGCACGACTCAAAAAATATGATATGCTCTCTTCTCCGtcgttaaaaagaaaaggaaaggaaaagggacGGGGACAATGGCACAAAAAAGAGCCAATAAAAagctcgttttttttttttttgtgattactTTTTAGACAGTGACACGGCTGAATATTTAAGCAGACAGAGGGAAACACCTAGCCAATGGAGGCATTTGAATGTCAAACTGCCTTCAGCTGAATATTATTCGCTTCCTCTTGATTTAGTgggtacaaaaacaaaaacaaaaacaaaaaaagtagtTTTCATTATTCTGCATTTGTATTGGACTTTCAAATATTAAACTCCCAATCCTTCCTTGCTTGTTGAATgtcaagaataatatttttataaatattaatttattatcaaatatatctaaaaaataaaaaattattttaaacatcagcatatcaaaataatatatatatatatataaattttaaacaaaaaaattaaaattttaaaaatatatggtcaGGCATGTTTTAAAACGCTTTTTTTAGAGGGTGTTTGAGACAATGATAAATGCtatttttcaaggtttttttttaaaaaaaatatatcaaaataatattttttttattatttaaaattattttttatattgacacataaaaaaataaaagataaaaaaaattaattttgaaaaaatcaaaactttttttaaaaattattacaaacaAGAGTTTCTGTGTAGCACAAAAGCTTGTAGAAATGctggtaaaaatatattttattgtacaCAACCGACGTGGCGTCACAACAAGCAAGATGTCAATAATGATAACTTTTGAAATGGCCTTGAATTCTAGACAATGCCAGTAAGAGTTAATTTTGTTGCGGTAGTTATACATACTATTTAAAACCCGGTAAATTTTTAAACTGGATGGCCGGTGTGTGTTAATTTTACGGGGTTCTCAACGCCCTGCGCTGTGAtgagtgatgattttttttttattttttttaatcgcaAGAGCCAAATAAAATGGCAGGTGCTGGCTATTAACAAATGGAGCAAAGCCATCGCATCAACATGCATTAATGGAATACAGTTGATGTgtatttgaatatttatataatatactTGCATGTCATTCTCGAAGCTTCATGGCTAAAGATGGCTCTGCTTTATACTTTGATTAAGGTTGGTCGcttggatattattttttttgccataCGAGGGACCCGATAATTCCTGACTGCGTAGCATAACATGGAACAGGTCACATTCTCATCTCCAAATGCTTTTTTCGATCTTGGAATTGGACCTCAGACTTCTTTTAATGGAAATGTAGAAAACGTCTCAAATCTTAatgaaaagggtttttttttttagtttaatgtgggtattCGGGCCAGCTTACGTGtgcctcgactaatctcacgggtcctgaagttaacgatcatgtaagcctccagtaatCATCATATAAGCAATCAAGGCTcgaatctaaaacaaaaaaaaaaaacaaacttcttAATTCTAATCTTTAATTATTAGAATACCATCTCGACAGTTACTTCCTACTTTTAATATAAGATGCATGCGCTTGCGCTTGTGCTTATGGGCATTCCCGTTGACACCTTTTGTTGGTCCATTGGCCTTTCCGTGTAAGCACCTTTTGTCGGTCCATTGGCCTTTCCGTGTGAGCCTAAGGACGGACtgtgtatgaaaaaaaaattaataaatagatCTGAAACCAGAAAGAAAAACGAACAAGGAGGCCTGCAATTTGTTTAATCCCCCTGCTTTCCCGCATTTATCACAGCATTTGATCCCCTGAAAACGAAAATAGCACAAAATAAACCACTAACTAATatgcctctctcttttttttacagGTTGCGGGTCTAGTTATCAGATACATATGAACAGCTGTGCCATCTATAATGGTTTCCATCATGAACAGCTGTGCACAACAGTAGGTATTTTATTACATCTCTTCATgccattgaaaaaatacttatGTTTTGATGAATGACAAGACAGCACAATTTCAGAGAAAGTACAAAAGCATATCAAAATCTTTCCAGTTGAAACACACCAGTGATCCGAACGTACGAACAGTACGAACTGGGAAGAAAAAACCCAGTTTCCGTATGATATAATCACAACTGTTTCCATACCATCTTAGGTTGGCAGTATTGCTATATTGAACATTAATCTGGCATGTTCTTAGAATGAATACATTGCACAAGTCATTTTCTCTTCATCTTTACAAACAATATTCAGGATTCTGAAACAAGTACGCAATACACAACAAAGAAACCAAAAATAGATTTACTAAACATTCCCCgcgtgaattttaaaaatttcaaggtGCTAAAATTTTGTGTATTAAAGATAAGGAATTTTATGttgccttcttttttcttcaaattaaaaacaagaaaaaaatttttttatcaattttttcgtTTTCTAATGGAACTTGACTCGAGTAAATTGGTTGAACAgattttcattttccattttcttcCTTCGCGGCCTTGCCTAATATGAAATGGTACCAGCTTATGGGCAGAGAACTGATGACAATCAACTTTTTCCAGCATAATTAGGCTGTCTTTGATAAACCAAGAAATGGATTCAAGAAGAGGCTCCTTAACTTCCAGAACTCAATTGGGAACAAGTTTACAcgtataaaataacatttttttatatcacaTTCTATACAATAGATTTTACACGTATAGTTCATCCCTCTCTccttttgttgttcttttcaAATTCTTCCTCTGTGTTGTGCAAGAATTTCAATTTAGGATCGCTAACTATAGTAATTCCCATATCGTGTTTGCAGTATCCAAATTTATGTATACACCCCCATCCTGATTTTATTTCAATGGAAACTGACGAGGTTAGATAAAAGAAAGCAAACCTTGAATGATTGTGGCAAGAAACCCTTTGCTATCGAGGTCTCCATTTTTCATTGGTGCAATGAACCTAGAAAATAAAGACAagaagttgataaaaaaatgttatcagAAAGCATATAAATGAAGCAGCAAAAATCAAGGAACAGGTTGAATACTTGGCCTGCACCAACTTTGCAAGCTGAACTGCATCTTCTAGTCCTGAAACCAAAGTAAATTTTGGCAGAAGCTGTTTTATGACGAGTGTGATAACAATGTTGGCACGTTCCTTCTCAAGAAAATCCTTGTTGTATACACAGTGAGGCTCATAGTAGAGTGTTAATTGATCTTGTGGAGAATTGATGAGGTATCTGAGTGCATAGCATACAAAACACCAGAATGTTAGTACGTACTAAAATAGATACTAAACCAGGGGCAATGCAAGTAATTAGTAGTTCTCTTCAAGCACGAAAACCTCTAATCCCTTCTCATGATGCTGCCAA
This window contains:
- the LOC133695909 gene encoding transcription factor HHO3-like, which encodes MDFAEKMQRCHEYVEALEEERRKIQVFERELPLCLELVTQAIEACKRELSGTTEDHNMHGQSECSEQTSSEGPVLEEFIPIKRTHFSDDDDNDNNHDDDHHQEQQSQNNNKRNKSNSSISNNDHKKKSDWLRSVQLWNQSPDPPQKQDLPRKAAVTEVKRNGAGGAFQPFHREKSVGKSSNQAISKAPPSVPASATSSIAGAVTGGTGGGGNTKEDKEKGNQRKQRRCWSPELHRRFLHSLQQLGGSHAATPKQIRELMKVDGLTNDEVKSHLQKYRLHTRRPSPTIHNNSSQQAPQFVVVGGIWVPPTDYAAVAATTTAGEPSTISAANGIYAPIAAPPPAVPQNRQHTQSEHLQSEGRGSHGEGGGAHSNNSPATSSSTHTTTTSPVF
- the LOC133696690 gene encoding uncharacterized protein LOC133696690 isoform X6, producing the protein MCSCSLTWRGIVVYERWVRLMFWSTSSWWVTWILESPGFMMLPRRSLRTSRYLINSPQDQLTLYYEPHCVYNKDFLEKERANIVITLVIKQLLPKFTLVSGLEDAVQLAKFIAPMKNGDLDSKGFLATIIQVRP
- the LOC133696690 gene encoding uncharacterized protein LOC133696690 isoform X3 — translated: MCSCSLTWRGIVVYERWVRLMFWSTSSWWVTWILESPGFMMLPRRSLRTSRYLINSPQDQLTLYYEPHCVYNKDFLEKERANIVITLVIKQLLPKFTLVSGLEDAVQLAKLVQAKFIAPMKNGDLDSKGFLATIIQVRP
- the LOC133696690 gene encoding uncharacterized protein LOC133696690 isoform X5 translates to MCSCSLTWRGIVVYERWVRLMFWSTSSWWVTWILESPGFMMLPRRSLRTSRYLINSPQDQLTLYYEPHCVYNKDFLEKERANIVITLVIKQLLPKFTLVSGLEDAVQLAKFIAPMKNGDLDSKGFLATIIQGDQML
- the LOC133696690 gene encoding uncharacterized protein LOC133696690 isoform X2, whose translation is MCSCSLTWRGIVVYERWVRLMFWSTSSWWVTWILESPGFMMLPRRSLRTSRYLINSPQDQLTLYYEPHCVYNKDFLEKERANIVITLVIKQLLPKFTLVSGLEDAVQLAKLVQAKFIAPMKNGDLDSKGFLATIIQGDQML
- the LOC133696690 gene encoding uncharacterized protein LOC133696690 isoform X4, with protein sequence MCSCSLTWRGIVVYERWVRLMFWSTSSWWVTWILESPGFMMLPRRSLRTSRYLINSPQDQLTLYYEPHCVYNKDFLEKERANIVITLVIKQLLPKFTLVSGLEDAVQLAKFIAPMKNGDLDSKGFLATIIQGLLSFI
- the LOC133696690 gene encoding uncharacterized protein LOC133696690 isoform X1, whose product is MCSCSLTWRGIVVYERWVRLMFWSTSSWWVTWILESPGFMMLPRRSLRTSRYLINSPQDQLTLYYEPHCVYNKDFLEKERANIVITLVIKQLLPKFTLVSGLEDAVQLAKLVQAKFIAPMKNGDLDSKGFLATIIQGLLSFI